In one window of Henckelia pumila isolate YLH828 chromosome 1, ASM3356847v2, whole genome shotgun sequence DNA:
- the LOC140875960 gene encoding uncharacterized protein, with product MLLSTLKPVTYRIPPAIGENGSHPNASKVALVNTQTLPPVKVQIKSMKEREQPLLQESSTVFSRREMMPLTAVSLCFASLFFPATADARPRNATMRQKIMEKFDELKQKAGLSKPKDEGKGNELDELKQKAGLSKPKDEGKGNEPKDNVAKKSKPTNETYGSKAKSKDDVAGTNPRDASQQTPVHAPEKEPSVSTLPTLPPLNFLTGRTVETSVS from the exons ATGTTGCTTTCCACCTTGAAGCCGGTGACGTACCGGATTCCTCCCGCGATCGGAGAAAATGGATCTCACCCAAATGCTTCGAAAGTCGCATTGGTGAATACACAAACTCTACCTCCTGTCAaagttcaaatcaaatct ATGAAAGAAAGGGAGCAGCCACTCTTGCAGGAAAGTTCCACCGTCTTCTCTAGAAGGGAAATGATGCCTTTAACTGCCGTATCTCTTTGTTTTGCCTCTCTTTTCTTCCCAGCAACTGCAGATGCACGCCCGAGAAATGCCACCATGAGACAGAAGATTATGGAGAAATTTGATGAGCTCAAGCAAAAGGCTGGGTTGTCCAAGCCAAAAGACGAAGGCAAAGGAAATGAACTTGATGAACTCAAGCAAAAGGCTGGGTTGTCCAAGCCAAAAGACGAAGGCAAAGGAAATGAGCCGAAAGATAATGTAGCAAAGAAGTCAAAGCCAACAAATGAGACGTACGGAAGTAAAGCGAAATCAAAAGATGATGTTGCAGGAACAAATCCCAGAGACGCGTCTCAACAAACTCCAGTTCACGCACCTGAGAAAGAGCCTTCTGTTTCAACGCTACCGACACTCCCACCTCTCAATTTCCTAACTGGACGAACCGTGGAAACCTCAGTTTCATGA